The Coregonus clupeaformis isolate EN_2021a chromosome 37, ASM2061545v1, whole genome shotgun sequence sequence ATGCGTTAGGTAGCTGCTTCTCCCACTAATGTACTGATGCATTCTCCCACTAATGCACTGATGCATTCTCCCACTAATGCACTGATGCATTCTCCCACTAATGCACTGATGCATTTTCCCACTAATGTACTGATGCATTCTCCCACTAATGCACTGATGCATTCTCCCACTAATGCACTGATGCATTCTCCCACTAATGCACTGATGCATTTTCCCACTAATGTACTGATGCATTCTCCCACTAATGTACTGATGCATTTTCCCACTAATGCACTGATGCATTCTCCCACTAATGTACTGATGCATTCTCCCACTAATGCACTGATGCATTTTCCCACTAATGCACTGATGCATTCTCCCACTAATGCACTGATGCATATTGCTACTGTGATACTATTGATGACAATCTACAGTGTATTAACTGGCATGCTCCTACTAATCTGCTAAGACATTAGAGATTCTTGTTCCCGAACAAATCCATCACCATCTATACAAACGGGTCCTTCTACTTTAAttgtacagtaggcctacagcaGTGCACTGCACTGTCATCTTCTTCATTATTGTGTGATTGCAAATATCACTCAGACACTGGAGGAAAACAATGATTTCATAAACATTCAAATGAAAATGTTTTTGGGCGGTAAATATGATACAGACCATATCTGTCAATAAAAATATTTGTGTTTATTCACTTAAAACATGGGTACGATTAGCATACTTGAAATGTAACAAAAAACTATTAAAGTTATATTTTGCTATTAATTTGATCTTACGTCAGGTAGTTCACATCCCAAACATAAACACCTCACTTTATCAGGAGTATAATAACACTGTAGCACATGGTGTTGAAAGCAGAATAAATATCTGTTGGCAGTTCAGACAGTAAATAATTTCTCTCATCTTTCATCTTTATCTGGCTTACATAACCCActgggtaacactttataataacaTTCTGTCTGAGCGTTATTAGAAAGTGTTACACCACATGGTAGCATTCTGCCATTCTACTCAATATCACATAGTCGTCACTCAACATGCCTGTGGTACATGTATGTTATTTGCTTTCACTATCCATTTACAAACCTAAGTGTAATACATACACTTAAACAGCAAAATCCAtacataaaaataataatgttttttctctctcttttttctcggTATTCATCCGGTTCAGGCCTGAAACATGGTGCATCACATAGTATGGCAATACATTTTTAAATGGAGCTATTCCATTGTTTAGCATTGGGTGTTATTGAAAACATGTAGACAAATCACCTTAAATCACACTGTTTGCACGGTCAAATAACTTGATGTACAACTGACGGAAATGTTCAATTTTGGAAATCACTGGCTTTGTGATGTAAGATGAAAAGAGCACCACTTTTCAGCTCCATTTGCCATATGTAGCAGGACTAAGCTAGTCAAACCATCCATTTGCCATATGTAGCAGGTCTAAGCTAGTCAAACCATCCATTTGCCATATGTAGCAGGTCTAAGCTAGTCAAACCATCCATTTGCCATATGTAGCAGGTCTAAGCTAGTCAAACCATCCATTTGCCATATGTAGCAGGTCTAAGCTAGTCAAACCATCCATATGCCATATGTAGCAGGTCTAAGCTAGTCAAACCATCCATTTGCCATATGTAGCAGGTCTAAGCTAGTCTAACCATCCATTTGCTATATGTAGCAGGTCTAAGCTAGTCTAACCATTGTCTTTTAAGTTTCATACCTATTCTCAGCTACGGGATTCTATGAGAGAATCTCAATTGGATTTTCTCCATTCCTCTCTTCcgtcctctcctcacctccttttgaaaaagCTCATAGAGAATTGAGgagaggaggcaaggagagaaAACGTGGAAACATGACGCTTATATGAAAtgagactctcctctctctaacgcATCATGCAAATGACGTTTACAGAGGTGGAATCCCAAAATACCtgtgtaaagtcgctctggataagagcgtctgctaaatgatgtaaattttaaatgtaaaatgtaaagtggTAAATATGTAGCGAGTTGAGctagacattttatagataaaaggataagtagtgtatccttttttaaatgtgtgcatgcttttctcctcTGAGAAAACAAATGCTGtttcaaagggggtgtggcagatttcaaaactcttcTGCGTAAAGGATGCAGCTGAGCATCCTCCGAATTGAAACTCTCCTACCATTTTTCCGTTTCCGGGTCACCGAGCAGAGGAggacggaggaggagaggacagactttGACCCAACTCAGAATCTCCCACTGTCTTATGGATCCACAACATCATTTCCCTGATGGAAGTAAGCTGGAAGTTACTAGAGTGTAGAATTCTATTCATCCAGCAGATGCTGCTGTGGCACTGCTAAATCCACTAGGAGCTAGAGCCTTCATCTAGGGACCACAGACCAATATTTTACTAAGGGAATTACATTTGGACAACAAGTGAGAAGAAATGGACAAACCTTTAAAAATATTATCCAATAATCAAAACATTACAATTCATAATGACGGCTCTCTTTAGTGTACAATCAATAATTAGGTATCAAGTTAGAAATATCATATTACCATTACTCAAAAACCTCAGGTAAATAAACAACAATTGAATAACTTGATGCATTTACTGTCTCGAGCATGTAAACCACAACTCACATTGAACAGAATACCAGCTTACTGAGGTACTCAGAAATATTTTCAGACTGGCTCACAATCTATAGACAAAAATCTATAGACCAATTTATTACACAAAAATACCCAACAACTGTGAAACACTGGTAGTCACAAATAGGACACCGTTTTGTTTTAAATCCTCTCATTTTATAAGACACAAGAAAGCTATATCCAAGTGGAAGTCAATGTACAGAAGTCAGAGTAAAAAAGGAACAAATAAATCAAGTTCAGTTAGCCAATGCACAATGTTTTGGCCTTGGTTTTCTATTTGATATAACAGATGTACAGTTTACTTTGAAACCCCCAACTGCTCTGTACGATACAGCTCTACCACTGAGAAAGAAATGGTAAGAAATGGAAAACCCCAAATCCATAACACATATTATATCATATTATCTCCCTAGGTATCAATTGCACTTTGAATTGTCCCCTCATTGCATTTAAAGCCcttgttctattggttttcactGTCAGTTCTTTCAGCTGCACTTCTCTGAAACGCTGAGAATGATCTAGAGGAAGCTTTCACCACAGGAGCTCTCTTGAAGAAACAGAGGAATATGTCACTGGGGAGGTTGTGACTCCATAAAGAACATCAGACATCACAGCAACAACATGGCCGCATCCCTGGGAATCTCTGTGCAGTTAGAAACCACAGACAGAACCTTTAGGATGCATCATCCATCCACTGTCCTGTCAGATCCCagactcatcatcatcatcatcatcatcatcatcatcaccagaTTCCCACTGGGTCTATATCCCGCTACGTTGAGTCTTTAGGAATTCTCCTGTGGAACACTACGGACTGCCGTTCCTGGAACTGCTGCTTCCGCCGCCGCTTGCGCTGGTCCCAGCGACAGAGCAGTATCATCTTGAAGGTGGTGCGGAAGGTCTTGTTGCACAGGGCGTAGCACATGGGGTTGACGGTGCTGTTGACGTAGCACAGCCAGTAGCCCAGCGCCCACAGAGCCTCGGGGATGCAGCCATTACAGAAGGTGTTGACCAGCACCATGATGTTGTAGGGTGTCCATGTGATGATGAAGGCAAACAGGATGGCGCTGAGGGTCTGTGCCGCCTTCTTCTCCTTCACCAGAGACATGCGCTTGCGCTTGGTGATCTGCGTCCGAGCCCTGGAGGCGAATCTCTTGGCTAGAGCTGCGTCTTTGAAGGAGATGGGCGCCGAGGGTGATTTGGTGGTGGTGGCAGAGGAGCCAGAGAGCGGCCCCACTCTGGTGGCCTGTAGGGCAGGCATGGACTGGACTTTGGAGATCCGGGAGGGGAAGCGTTGGTGGTAGCTGCTGTTGTCTGTGTTGGCCCCATCaggggtggtagtagtggtggtggtagagaGGCCGTCGCGGCTGTCCTCCTCCCCCCTAAGGGGGTCCTCTTCTGAGGCTAGGTCCAGGTCCTCGCAGGAGGTGAGGTGGGAGTTGACGGCTGCCTTCATCCCCGGCAGGTTGAGGACTATTGAGAAGATGGCGCGGTCCTGAGGCATCATCCCTCTACCGTTTCCCTCCTCGTCCTCAGACGAGCCTGAGTGGTCCACTGACAGCCTGGCGTTGTTGTTGTTCCAGCTGTCACTGCTGCTGTGGTCAGCATCCCCCTCCCTGGGCCGGGTGCTGCCAGGCCTCCAGGAGCGCATAATGGGCCAGCAGTGGAAGCGTGCGGCCAGCGCCCGACCGGGGCTCTTTCTCTGGGAGGACTGGGTCAGCTCGTAGCTGCTGCAGCTCCTGGCACTACCAGCCTGGTGGTGGACGAAGtgagccctctctcctctcctgcctcggCTCCCTGAGCCCTGCAGGCCCGCCAGCTCCTGTGCGCGGTTCTGCGTCTCCCTGTAGATCCGCCAGTAGAGCACACTCATAATAGTAACAGGCAGGTAGAAGGCAGCCATGGCCGTGCAGAATGTAATGATGGGCTCTGAGAGGAACTGGATGTAGCACTTCTCAGGGGGCACTGTGCGCTCCCCCACAAAGTACTGCCAGAACAGGATGGCTGGGGCCCACAGGACCAGGGACACGAACCAGGCCAGGCCGATCATCAGGACAGCCCGCCGTGTGGTCCGCTTGGCCCGGTAGGTGAGGGGCCGGGTGATGGAGAAGTAGCGGTCAAAACTGATGACCAGCAGGTTCATGACGGATGCGTTACTGGCCACATAGTCAATAGCCAGCCACAGGTCACAGGCCCAGTTGCCCAGGGCCCACTGGCCCATGATGATGTAGGTGGTGTAAAGGTTCATGGAGATGACCCCGATGATGAGGTCAGCCACGGCCAAGCTGAGCAGGAAGTAGTTGTTGACAGTCTTGAGCTGGCGGTTGACCTTGAAGGATACCACCACCAGGATGTTGCCAATGATGGTGACCAGGGACAGGAGGCCAGTGAGGAACACAATGAGGACCACCTGCCACACTGTGTGACCCCCCAGAGGGTCATAGGTCAGAGAGGTCACCGTCTCATTGAGCGAGCCTGTGAGGTTGAAGAGGACACTGAGGAAGGAGTCCTTGTCATCTGGGCTGGTTAGCTCTGGCCAGGGGTCCCTGTGGAGAGTGTTGGTGTCTGGGTAGACGATGCCCATTCCTGGGGAGCTGATGGTCAGGTAGAGGCCAGGGTCTGTGCTGTTGGAGCTCATAATGAAGTCTTGGCATATTCtggggagaacacagagagagatagatagattaCTACAATATACTGAGAACAGTACAATATACAGTAGGTGAGGCTAACAGAACAGTTTTTCACatttagtgtttttttttttgggggggggtagatcagcttaatattgcagatagattgtaacttccatcaatgtaattgtctgcatcacttccaatcccccatgtttttttaaatatacatacatacatacatacatacacacacacacacacacacatacaaacatacacatacatatcctttaaaaaaatatatatattcccctttattactttccaaccccgccaccctttccccacttggagtaaactagtgaacaacaacgcctaggcctctacttccagcccatacccactatctacattttatggacacagtcaattttatggacacagtcaattttaattaattaattaattacattttgtttgttctttctcctgaacttcttctagtctcaacctctccgatcattttcatgtcgatccggtttgcttctatatgccatatctttctaactgtgctccttcgcaaaagctcccaacctacaacccatacacttattatggacacagcgtgtctacattattagttatcttgttattgtttgttgttattagtgccatccttcaattccattcaacacctcccatctatctcttaacaccatccatataggatttctatttgccatatatatttcaactgtactgtgatgtcttacaaaagttctgaacctttctattctcattgtttctacagattgtgaattgaaaataaacatttttgctaatagtattattatgttattgatcgattgactatgacttttcagatcacccagtagtgctatctgcagggttagctccaggtaaatattgcaatcctttagccattcctggacctgtgtccaaaaacaagctacaaatggacagtaccaaaacaaatgatctaatgattctgtctcttcgcagcaaaatctgcagagctgggaagattgtatcccccatataaataacattctattggtagcaataattttatataataatttaaattgaaagattctaagttttgaatccggtgtcgttttgcgtatcagttcataaacactatgccatgggatcggtacatcaaaaatctcttcccaactattttgcaatctatatgggacggctgtcaatccttttaGTGTTAGTGGACTGGCAGTTAAAGAGATTACTCACTATTCTAGTCAAACGATCTTGTTTGCAAACAATTTCTATTCATGTGTTTAACATTTGCAATTTTTTCCCCCAGGTACGCTATACAAGCAATTTTGACACATACATCTAACTTTGAAGATTAAAGTCACCGTGCAATTTTTGTTGGACCGTCCATTACAAAAACATATTCCTCTGATTTTGCAAATTGTCAGGACAGCAGCGCAGCACGACATGCCATCCTGTGATACATCCAGAGCCTCAATCTGATTGCAAGGAGCATCTTTAAAAACACAATTACAGTATCGCTGTAAACAACACCAAGGCTTGGACACGTCTCCTGTCAGACTGCTGGTGTGACTTAGCATACAGGTGGTGGCATTTATTTCAATTCAGCTCCTGTGTCTGTTCATCTCACTGATAGGATAAAGAATAGAACATTACTGTCTCTCGCCCAAGGACAGCCATGGTCAGTGAGTGTTAGAAGAGATACCTCCCCTGCCCAGACAGAATAACACAAgcatgtgcatgcacacacatgcgtAATACAGACAAATACTACAGAAATATAGAGGGATATATTGAAACTCTATTTCAAGAGATATGAAAATATTATTCTAATTTGACCTTTACAGGCCtaatgaaaaaaacaacaacatcattTTAGAGTCAACGAGAGAGGCAAACAGCCTCCAAACTAAAGTTGACTACAACAACGTTTTTTCTTGCTGTAACTTTTGGAAAGAAAATGAGCTGAGACAAGGgggctggaggggagagaggaggagagcagaggaagggCTAACAACGCCTCAGAACACAATGCCAAGGACTGAATCCATGTGAGAATGAAGTTATTAGCTAGCTAGAGCACTCTGCACTCCATCACATGATGTATTCACACTCACACAACAATGTCTACATCTGGATCTGTTGGGCAAACCAAGTACGGGCTTGAAGAGAGGAAAATGGATGGAGGGCGCATTCCCACTGCTAGTTCTTTGGCTCAGAGTCTGAATCTCCCCGTCTCGCTGTCTGAAAGCTCAGAGAGCGGTTTGTTTTCCCCAGGATGTTTGCTAATTAGTTATTGGATTCTGCTGCTGTGATGGCCCACTGGATATGAAACCATTGAGGAGAGTTCTTCCTTTGGCAGGCAGACAACCTGATAAATACAATTTTAATAAGAAATGGTCAGATTATATTTTCTGGGAGAGTGATGGAAATAGTTCACATGTTTAAATGTGAACTATTTTCATGCCATACTAAAATGGTACCCACTACAATTCTAAATCTCAGTTTGAGTTTGTTGAACTCTATAGAACTTTATCTGATGTCTTTGTTGAAGGCTTTGTATGTTGGCCTCTCAGCTGCTACCCTGAGCCAGACTAGGTGAGGGACATCAGAGTTGAACTGGCACCAGTGGGCACACCTGCCCCCCTCAGCCGCATCCCCCTAGAGCGCTTCCTTTGATGCCTTGCACCTGTGCCCTGACAGAACCCCCACCGTTCCAGAGTGCACTGCTGCTTTACCCCATGTGCCCCAAGCTGTACTCAGTCATCTGTGACAAGGGAAAGAAGAGTAACacgctcagacacacacacacacacacacaaatgtaggcACCcattgggcacacactggttgaatcaacgttgtttccacgtcatttcaataaaattacgttgaaccaacgtagaatagacgttgaattgatgtctgtgcccagtgggcctACATTGAAACAGAGACTAAAAGAAACCATACCTGCCCGCTCActctcacacccacacactcacatcaAGTTCCTTCTCTTTATGATAAAAAACAAAGAAAGTCTTCACAACGCACGTAATCATTTACAAACTAAATTCCACTGAATATGTGAAAATATAAGGTGTCACTAATGAGGCTAAACATCTTTAAATTGGCAAAATACCTGAGTGAGAAAATGTGTCTCTGTAAGGATTACTGATTGAACATAAGGACATTTGCTTTCATCTTAAACTTCTCATTAAGAGAcacagagcgagcgagcgagcgagcgagcgagcgagagagagagagagagagagagagagagagagagagagagagagagagagagagagagagagagagagagagagagagagagagagagagagagagagagagagagagaggattgtgACTCCCTGGGGCTACTGTACCAGGCTCACAGGATGTGGTTGATCGAAGCCGGAGGGAATAAGCCAAATGCCAGAATACCAGGTTATTCCTACTTTAACCTTTAACCTGACACATGACAACCACCACACCAAACAATTACCCCATGGGGTCAGAGATACAGGCCCTGATCTGGCCTACCACtgctgtgtcgtcagcaaacttaatgatggtgttggagtcatgcttggccatgcagtcatgggtgaagagggagtacaggagaggactgagcacgcacccctgaggggtgttacctacccttaccacctgggtgcggcccgtcaggaagtccaggatccagttgcagagggaggtgtttagtcccagggtccttagcttagtgatgagctttaagggcactatggtgttgaacgcagagctgtagtcaatgaatagcattctcacgtaggtgttccttttgtccaggtgggaaatggcagtgtggggtgcaatagagattgaatcatctgtggatctgttgggcggtatgcaaattcgaGTGGgtatagggtttctgggataatggtgttgatgtgaccagcctttcaaagcacttcatggctacagacgtgagtgctacgggttggtagtcatttaggcaggttaccttagtgttcttgggcacagggactatggtggtctgcttgaaacatgttggtattacagactcagtcaggtagaggttgaaaatgtcagtgaagacacttgccagttggtcagcgcatgctcagagtacacgtcctggtaatccgtctggccctgcggccttgtaaatgttgatctgtttaaaggtcttactcacttcggctacggagagagtgatcacacagtcgtccggaacagctgatgctcttatgcatgcttcagtgttgcttgcctcgaagtgagcatagaagtaatttagctcatctggtaggctcgtgtcacttggcagctcgcggctgtgcaaTATGCAGttctaacaacaacaaaatggacaccccaccactgtttttggtgaacagctgagggatggggctggagaaatgtaaccactgccaaattcatagacagagctatggatacaaggactgaccatccatgagatcacaatgatagttttaaccatgttttgaggctatccagtgtttacaattacattgtttaaaaAGGAGAGTAAAACAAGCGtatattctgggttctgatggtgaACGtgagttgaactaagctcatgaggcatttgtaagttattttcttcaagaatcaatgggtattatttgttatttttctatttttcttcttttttataTTTACTtattaattttttacttaacacttattattcttaaaactgcattgtgattaagggcttgtaggtaagcatttcactgtaaggtctacacctgttgtatttggcgcatttgacaaatacaatttgatttgatttgattattaatTTAAATGTccaaaatggatgtaccaatcggAGATTGGCCCTTTAAATACATAGGCCTAGCTTCAGCTATCGAGCTGCTTTATAAATAACTGTCTCCAGGCACATATTTTTGGAGACATAGGTGATCGATACTTGTTTTCTGCATCCTTACACAACCTGTTCTTTGACATTTTGTAGCATTTGTCACTGCATCAATCCTACCTGTCAAAAGCCAGGAATCCATCTTGACGGCCGAATGGACAAATCTGGACCATTTCTGTTTTTATCACTAGAAAAGCATCAATAACAAAGACTGAACAACAACAGTACAGGACACAAAACATTACTTGAATTGTTGTAAAAGAAACCTCAGAAATATTAAAATAATTCAAGAGATATGATAATGACTAAAGCATTGTGCAATCACCTGCGTGCATGGGTGATTTACAGCAGCCCTTTTGCTAGCTGTTCCCATACCTCCAGTCAATGGCCAACGACTTTCCATTTAAAAGCACATCTCggcagaaatacatatatataataaaaatCCATCATATTCTTTGCTAAATTAATATTGGGGAAACACTGTTACAGTGTGCTGCAGAGAGAAATGATGGTACCATTTCAAACCATGAACCGGACATTACATACAATTACACTAAAGTACATAGCAGTTTATTTAATAAACCTTGATTGAAATTGCCTTGAATTTCAACCATGACTATACCAGCCCACATATGCACATACAGTACCAAATACTGGATGGTCTAGACAGTGTGAGCCATTATAATGCAAAGCTGAGTGGGCAGTGTGGGCAGTGTGAATCCTGCCAGTGTGAATAAGCACTAATGGTGATCTGGGAAAATGTACATTGGATTCTGTTAATAAAATCCCTTTAGTCCCTTGTGGGAGTGTCTCTACTACCAATGAATCCTGGAGCACATAATAGATATTTACAACCATGGCATTGATCTTGGGAACTTGGCTTTACACAGAACCAATAGCCAGACTGATACACACCCAAACTGGAGCATGTAGAATTACAAGACAAACGTCCTTGTTTTGCCCTGCTAAAATGAATACTAAATTCAGTCAGTGCGATATATTCGAGGGTGAAATGAGATCTTGTGAACAGATTGTGGTCACTGTGTCTGCTGTGGAGTCATCGATCCTGTCTTATCGACCAATAAGTCTGATCCTGTCTAAAGGACCCGGGCTCCTCTGTAACCGACACTTGAATATGTTTAATTTCAACCTCAGTGACTTATTTAGCATGTGCAAACACAATACCATGGAATTACCCACATTTCTTAGAAATTAGAAGTTTCAAaccttattttaattttttttacattttagtcattttagcagacgctcttatccagagcgacttacagttagtgagtgcatagattttcatactggccccctgtgggaatcgaacccacacccctggcgttgcaaacgccatgctctaacaactgagctacagaggcaaTGCTTTGACTTCAATGACTGAATAGACAGTATTTGTCTTTATATATAATACTTTCTGGTATACTGAAATTGTTATTTGTGCATAGAACATTTAGTTTTTGTAACAGTCAACACATTCACTGAGATAAGCTGTTAAGTTTGCTGATTAACAACATATTCATAACATTCTGTATACAAAGGTATGAAGTATAACACATGCAATCTGTGTTTTTCATGAGTTTATTTCACCTtgatttaaccaggtaagccaggtgagaacaagttctcatttacaactgcgacctggccaagataaagcaaagcagtgcgataaaaaacaacacagagttacatatggggtaaaacaaaacataaagtcaaaaatacaacagaaaatatatatacagtgtgtgcaaatgtagcaagttatggaggtaaggcaataaataggccatagtgcaaaataatttcaatttagtattaacactggaatgatagatttgcaagagatgatgtgcaaatagagatactggggtgcaaatgagcaaaataaataacaatatggggatgaggtagttgggtgggctaatttcagatgggctgtgtacaggtgcagtgatcggtaaggtgctctgacaactgatgcttaaagttagtgagggagataagtgtctccagcttcagagatttttgcagttcgttcgatttatagatgacctggagccagtgggtttgagacgaatatgtagtgaggaccagccaacaagagcgtacaggtcacagtggtgggtagtatatggggctttggtgacaaaacggatagcactgtgatagactacatccattttgctgagttgagtgttggaggctattttgtaaatgacatcgctgaagtcaaggatcggtaggataatcagtttaacgagggcatgtttggcagcatgagtgaaggaggctttgttgcgaaataggaagccgattctagatttaactttggattggagatgcttaatgtgagtctggaaggatagtttacagtctaaccagacacctaggtatttgtagttgtccacatactctaggtcagacccgccgagagtagtgattctagtcgggtgggcgggtgccagcagcattcgattgaagagcatgcatttagatttactagtgtttaagagcagttggaggctacggaaggagtgttgtgtggcattgaagctcgtttggaggtttgttaacacagtgtccaatgaagggccagatgtatacaaaatggtgtagtctgcatagaggtggatctgagagtcaccagcagcaagagcgacatcattgatatacacagagaaaagagtcggcccgagaattgaaccctgtggaacccccatagagactgccataggtccagacaacaggcgctccgatttgacacattgaactctatctgagaagtagttgatgAATCAGGCGagacagtcatttgagaaaccaaggctatttagtctgccaataagaatgcggtggttgacagagtcgaaagccttggccaggtcgatgaagacggctgcacagtactgtctattatcgatcacggttataatatcgtttaggaccttgagcgtggctgaggtgcacccatgaccagctcggaaaccg is a genomic window containing:
- the chrm3a gene encoding muscarinic acetylcholine receptor M3 → MSSNSTDPGLYLTISSPGMGIVYPDTNTLHRDPWPELTSPDDKDSFLSVLFNLTGSLNETVTSLTYDPLGGHTVWQVVLIVFLTGLLSLVTIIGNILVVVSFKVNRQLKTVNNYFLLSLAVADLIIGVISMNLYTTYIIMGQWALGNWACDLWLAIDYVASNASVMNLLVISFDRYFSITRPLTYRAKRTTRRAVLMIGLAWFVSLVLWAPAILFWQYFVGERTVPPEKCYIQFLSEPIITFCTAMAAFYLPVTIMSVLYWRIYRETQNRAQELAGLQGSGSRGRRGERAHFVHHQAGSARSCSSYELTQSSQRKSPGRALAARFHCWPIMRSWRPGSTRPREGDADHSSSDSWNNNNARLSVDHSGSSEDEEGNGRGMMPQDRAIFSIVLNLPGMKAAVNSHLTSCEDLDLASEEDPLRGEEDSRDGLSTTTTTTTPDGANTDNSSYHQRFPSRISKVQSMPALQATRVGPLSGSSATTTKSPSAPISFKDAALAKRFASRARTQITKRKRMSLVKEKKAAQTLSAILFAFIITWTPYNIMVLVNTFCNGCIPEALWALGYWLCYVNSTVNPMCYALCNKTFRTTFKMILLCRWDQRKRRRKQQFQERQSVVFHRRIPKDST